The Oecophyllibacter saccharovorans sequence ACCATTAGGGCATGGGGAATGACGTCGATCGTGCGGGGGGTATGGAGGATATCCTGCGGCAGGCGGCCCCCCACATCATTGCCTGCCCCCAGAGTGTTGAACGGATGCGCCGTCACATGAATCTGCTCAACGCCGCGTGCCTCCATATTATGGGAAGCATTGTGAGCAGCAGCCCCTGCCTGCGTTCCTGCAACACCCTCCTCACCTGCTTGCGGATGCGCCCGGGCAATGCTCTGAGAGGCCGGAGCTGGCGGCTCTGCTGCGAAAGCACCGAAACCAGCCGTGCCACTGAAGGAGAGAACAGCTGAGACTGGCTTCAGACACCGGCGGATGCAGGAACTCATACAGACTCCGAAGGGGAAGACACCCCCAGGAGGGGTGGAATAAGAGAAAGCCCCTTCAGTTAAATGAGAATTATTCTCATTATCAACGTATAAGCTGACAGAAATATCCTGTCACACCTTCCTCCATGATCGTTATTTCCTGAGGTCGTGTACAGATGCCAGCTTCTGCATCGCTCTCTTCTTCCTGGGGAAAAGGAGATTTTCCCGCTAGACCGCCCGCCCCAGACGCGCCAGATGGCGCTGACACAGCAGAATGTCAGGTGCGCCGCTCTGTTTGCAGGCCAGCTCCAGCGCCTGGGTGGCGGCGGCAGCGCGTTGCAACCCCTCTCCAGACCAGCGCTCCAGAGCCCGCAGAAACATTTCCCTGCGGCGGAAGAAAACCGGCGGACGCAGCGCACTTATCGCCTCCTGCCGTGACTGGCCGGCCTGAACATGCAGCGAGGCCAGCTGCAACCGCTCCAGAACATTCAGCACGACACGGGTAAAGGCAATGGGCGAAGCGCCATCAGCAAAAGCGCGCTCAAGGGCCTGGTCGGCACGCTCGCGCTGACCTGCCAGTGCGGCATAAACCGCTTCCTCCATCGTGCTGCCAGCCGAATCACCGATGCAGTTGCGAACGTCTTCCAGCTCCAGCTGCTCGCCCGGCCGCCCGTAAAGGGAGAGCTTTTCAAGTTCTCCGCGCACCAGGCTCCGGTCTGAGCCGAGATGGGCCAAAAGCCAGGTCATGGCCTCACGCGAAAGACTGATTTTTTCCTGCGCCAGGGCCGAGGAAATAGTCTGGGAAAGGGCACGGCCTTCTTCGGGGTAACAACCGATCGCCGCGACAGCTTTGTTTTTTTCAGCAAAACTTCGCAGCTTGGACCGCGGCGTCAGCCCGGCCGCTTCCAGGATGATCAAGGTATCGCTTTCGCCCTTGAGAACACGTTCAAGTTGGGGGACCAGAGAATCCTGCGCTTCACGAACCCACACTACCCGCCGCCCACCCGTCAGTGACAGGGCGGTCGCCTCCTCTTCCAACCGGTTCTGTTCCTCGCCTTCAAGACACGCCACACGGAAAGGGTCCTTCAGGTCACCCGCCACACTTCGCGCTGCCTGTTGCGCCCGTTCACGGATCAGACCGCTGTCTTCCCCGTAAAGAAGCAGGCCCCGCCATGAACCGACCTCGCCCAGAACCCGCCCGACATTCCGTGTTTCGATTTTCATGTCCCAGGCGCCTTACTGACTGCCCGGCCCTTCAGGCAGCCCGTCCGGCCCCGCATTGTAAGCACCATCCGGCATGGCACCGGAATCAGCACTGCTTCCCCGGGGTTGGCCGGAAGGGCCGTTTCTGTTCCCGCCTGTAGTGCCGTTTCCAAGCGGATGGCCAGGCGTGCCGGCCGGGCCACCGGTGTCGATATCAGGCATGGCGGTCAGGGTAGCATCGGTCGATTGACCGGATGTGCGCCCGGTTGCAGCAGCGGGGAAGCCGTCTGCGCCAAGCTGCTGATAGCGTGCCCCACCACTGCCTGTATCTGCCGCATTGAGATACATTTCAGGATGCGCGGTATCGATGGCGCCAAGCGACTGATGGGAGCGGAACCAGATCGCCACCTGTTCGCTGATCTGGTGGGCGAGGTTTTTTGCCACGCGTTCCGTCCCGGTCTCGGCATTCAGCGTCTGGGCGAAGGTCTGGTCGATCAGGGGGTTGAAGCCATCAAGCGTGGAGGTATGGCCCTGCGCCAGCAACTTCGGATGCACGCCGACCGTGAAAAGCTGCCAATTGGCCGTCCCCAGCATCCGCATGCGGCCTGACGTGTTGTCCTCATGGATGTCAATCGCTTCGAAGGAAACATTGCCCCAGGCATTGAGGGTATAGCCGCTGGGCGGGGCCGAGCTGGGGCCAGCCATTTCCTGCTGCAGGCCAAGCCGCAGGACCTGGCCGAAACGCCCGCCCCCCGTATTGGCGACAAACACGTTCTGCATCTGGGCTGAAACGGTTGAGTTAGTCCCGCGCGCATGGCCGTAAAGCGGTTTGAATCCACATCCCCCCAGCGGAATGCAGACCAGACTGACGCTTGCCAGACCAAGAGCGCGCAGCATCCGCAGCAGATCCCCTGAAACAGACAGGTGAGGCCGGTTTCCGGCCTGGTTTCCAGCTGTCCGACTGCGTTTCATCTCGCCTTCCCCTTCCCTGCCGCCCTTCGGTCGCTGCCTGTCAGCCTTTGACGACGAAATTGATGATGCGGCCCGGCACATAGATCTCCTTGACGATGGTTTTCCCCGCCAGTGCACGCGCAACGTTCGGCTCTGCCCGGGCCAGGGCCAGCACTTCATCACGCGGCAGGTCTGGCGGGCAGGAGATCGTGCCACGCAGTTTGCCCAGCACCTGCACGCCAAGCGTGACGCTGGTCTGAGCCAGCAGGGCGTCCTGGGCCTCCGGCCAGGGGCGTTCAACCACCATGGGACCGTCCGGCTCCAGCACGGCCATCAGCTCTTCGCCCAGATGCGGCATCATCGGCGCAACCAGCTGCGCCAGCACGGTGGCTGCCTCACGGCGCGCAGCCGGCAGACCGTCGCCTTCCTTTTTCTCCGCCTCACCCAGCGCGGAAGCGAGCTCATGCAGGCGCGCCACAGCCACGTTGGGGCTGAAGCCTTCCAGCGCCTCGGTCACCGCGGCAATCGTGCGGTGCGTGGCACGGCGCAGCTCTTCGCCTGCCGGGCCGTGCGCGTTCTGCAGGCCGTCACGTTCCGCCACCGAACGCGTCAGGCGGTAGAGGCGCTGCATGAAACGCGCCGCTGCTGCCACGCCGGCTGCGGTCCACTCCATGTCACGCTCGGGCGGACTGTCGGAGAGGACAAACCAGCGCGCGGTATCAGCCCCGTAACGTTCGATGATCTCCACGGGCGAAACGGTATTACGCTTTGATTTGGACATTTTCTCGGAACGCCCGACCCTGACAGGCGCGCCACTGTCCTTGCGCACGACTGTCCCGTCGCGCTTTTCGACCTCTTCCGGATAAAGCCACTGCTCACCGTCGCGGTAGCTTTCATGGGTGACCATCCCCTGCGTGAACAGCCCGCTGAAGGGTTCGTCCACATCGACATGACCGGTTTCATGCATGGCACGCGTAAAGAAGCGCGCATAGAGAAGGTGCAGGATGGCATGCTCGATCCCGCCGATATACTGGTCAACGGGCAGCCACCCATTGGCTGCGGCAGGCACGGTCGGCGTCGGTGCATGGGGGCTGGTGAAGCGTGCGAAATACCAGGAACTGTCCACAAAGGTATCGAACGTATCGGTTTCCCGGCGCGCAGGCTGGTCACATTGCGGGCAGGTGACGTGCTTCCAGGTCGGGTGGTGGTCAAGCGGATTGCCGGGCCGATCGAAGCTCACATCCTGGGGGAGTTCGACCGGCAGCTGATCTTCAGGTACCGGCACCGCCCCGCAGGTCTCACAGTAGATGATCGGGATCGGACAGCCCCAGTAACGCTGGCGGGAAATGCCCCAGTCGCGCAGGCGCCAGTTGGTAACTGCCTCGCCGGCACCAAGCTCTTGCAGCCGTGCAATCGCCGCCTTACGCGCTTCCTTGGGCTTCATTCCATCCAGAAAACTGGAATTGTAAAGCGTGACCGGGCCGGTCACGGCTTTATCCCCCACCTGGAAGGTCGCCGCATCCTCGCCCTTGGGCAAAAGCACCGAGGGAACAGGCAAATCATATTTCCGCGCAAAGTCCAGATCGCGCTGATCCCCGCACGGACAGGCGAACACGGCGCCCGTTCCGTATTCAGTCAGGACGAAATTGGCAATCCACACCGGCGCGGTCTGTTGGGGATTGAGCGGATTGGCCACGCGCAACCCCGTATCGAAGCCGCGCTTTTCAGCCGTGGCAACAGCTTCCTCCGAAGTGCCCATGCGGCGGCATTCCTCAGCGAAAGCGGCAATTTCCGGATTCGTTTCCGCCAGTTTCCGGGCCAGAGGATGGTCAGCAGCGATGCCGATGAAGCTCAGCCCGAACAACGTATCGGGGCGTGTCGTGAATATCTCGATATGCTGCCCTTCAGGCCCCAGCGCTGCCAGCTCGGCTGGGGGGGACTGCAACGGGAAACGGATTTTCGTGCCTTCAGATTTGCCGATCCAGCGTTCCTGCATGGTGCGAACACGTTCGGGCCAGCGTTCAAGATGTTTCAGGCCCTCAAGCAGGGGCTCGGCAAAATCCGTGATTTTCAGAAACCACTGCGAGAGAAGCCGCTTTTCGATCGGAGCACCTGAACGCCAGCCCCTGCCATCCACGACCTGCTCATTGGCCAGAACGGTGTTGTCGACCGGGTCCCAGTTGACCGAAGCATCGCGTCGTTCCACCAGCCCTGCGCGCAGCATGTCGAGAAAGAGCTTCTGCTGCTGGCCGTAATACTCAGGCAGGCAGGTGGCGATCTCGCGCTTCCAGTCCAGCGAGAAGCCCAGGCGCTGCAAAGTTGTGCGCATGGCGGCAATGTTCTGCATGGTCCAGACGCCCGGATGCACGCCCCGCTCCCGCGCCGCGTTTTCCGCCGGCAGCCCGAAGGCATCCCATCCCATCGGATGCAGCACTGAAAAGCCGCGGGCCCGCTTGTAGCGCGCCACCACATCGCCCAGGGCGTAATTGCGCACATGGCCGACATGCAGCTGGCCGGAGGGATAAGGGAACATCTCCAGCACGTAATATTTCGGCTTATCTGCTGGCGGCACGTCCGGCACGTCGAACACGCCGCTCTCAGCCCAGCGTTTCTGCCAGTAAGGCTCGCGCGCCTGGAAATCAAAGCTTTCCTGCTCCGCGCCCTGAGACTGCGGGGCCCCTGACTGTTTCAGCCCCTCCGGCACATGAGGGAACGAGGTAGAAGGCTTGCTCATAAAAACGCGTCGCATCCGTCAGCGAAGGGAAAAACCGGAAACAGAGCAAACCGAAGACCATCTGTCCCTTCAGCCGCCAGGCGGCGGTCTTTCAGAAAGGGAAACGGTGCCTGCTCCGGAAAAGCGGGGTTATTTGCCGGCCTTGTTCTCAGCACGCAGCTGGCGAGCGCGTTCAAGAATGCGCGCCGTGATGTCAGACACGGTGGTGGGGGCTACCGGCGTATCCTCCCACTCCCCGCTCTTTGTGCGCACCTGACGGAAAATCACCACCCGCAATGCATCGGAACGCAGCTGACGGTCCAGAATATAGGCGGCAATCTTGAACCGCTCTCCCTGCGTGCCCGGGGGTTCATACCAGTCGGTCAGGATCACGCCGCCCTGTGCGTCGGCAGAGGCCAGCGGCATGAAGGAAAGCGTGTCAATCGCGCCGCGCCACAGATAGGCATTCACCCCGCCGCGCAGCTGGTCACTGCCGCCCTGCGCGCCGCGGTCAATGCCGAGCAGGTGATTGCGCGGCTTGGTCAGGGAGGAAGGATCGCGCCCGCCGCCGCAGCCCTGCAGACTGCCCAGCACAACAGTGCTGAACAGAACCAGCCCCGCCAGACGCCCCACCTGCAGCAGGCTGCCACGCCATGACCCGACCTGCCGGTCCGGTGAGTGAAACGGAAGGAAGCGGGCCAGTCGGACCGGCGATTGCCGGAACATCAAAAACTGCTGAGACATGAAAATCCTGAAAGGGCGTTTCTGCAGGGCCGTGCCAGGGCCGGTTCACGAAAGCGCTCCTGGCTGGCTGTCACCGGAGACGACTGGAAAGCCTGCCAACATATCGCGCTCCCCGCCACAGGCCAACCCGTCTTTGCCTGCTTGCAGGATATTAGCACCCACCCTGCATGAGCCCTCTTCTCTCTTGTCTGCAACAGGCGGGCAGGGTAGATACATTGGTCGTGTGTCCACGTAGCTCAGCTGGATAGAGCACAGGATTCCTAAATCAATTGGGCGCCGTGCGCGGGAAACCGCCGTGGTGGATTCGCTCAAATTCGGGGAAAGCTCTGGCCTCCTGGCCGTGCCGATCCCGAGCCAAGCCGGTTCCCGCTCCGACCCTGCCAGATCTCTGGAAGAGTCGCCGGGATCCGGAAGGTGTAGAGACTGAACGGGCGACACCGTCCGGAGGAGGGTTCTCCTTCTCCACGGTGAAGAGACAGTCCAGACCACGAACTTTCCGCCCCTGCCCTTCGGGCGCAAGTGGAAAGGCGGCGAAAGCCGAAGTGGCATGAATCCTGGGGTCGAGGGTTCGAATCCCCCCGTGGACACCAAAAAAGTTTCCAGAACAGTCCATATCAGTATGAGACCCGCAGAAAACTGCGGATTTTTTGTTGTCTCTTGTCTGAATCAGTCTAAGGGTGTCTTAGTGCATCCAGCGCAAAGCTGGGTAAAATCACGGGTATCAAATCGGGTGCTGGGGATAATTACTCCCCGAATTTACCCCTGAATTTTCAAGTTCCTGATGCAACGACGCTATCGGAATAATTTACCTTGCGTCAGGATATTCCGCCTTTTTCCAGGCTTTGAGCTCATCCACCTCGATCCGTGCATCCAGCGCGCCGGGGATTTTCAGGCCCTGCAGGGCTGAAACCAGGGCGCCGACCGGGGCCAGCTCGGGATTGTAGGGCGCGGCCCAGACCAGGTCACGGGCGACACGGCGCTTTTCGGCAGGCGTGCCCTTTTCCAGCAGGTCAATCTGGCTCTGCACACCTTGAGCTCCCATGGAATCGGGGGGCGCATACAATGTGACCAGGCTGGGCGTGATGTTGACGCGCAGTTTCTGCAGCAGCACGCGCTGGCCCTTGAGGCCCTCGGCATACAGGGAAAGAACCGCGAAGACCTTCGGCGCGGCGGAAGATTTGCTGGACTGCGACATGGTATCTTTCAACTTTTCAGGCTGCTCTGGCGGAGGGCGGAATCAGAACGGGCATTCCTCAAAGGCGTGGTTCATCAGGTCGTCATCGTTGATCGGGGCCTGATAGGCTGAGATCATGTCCGGGTCTTCCGCGCTCGTGCCGCCGGCTTCCGAGCAGAGCACGTTCAAGGCGGCTTCCCGGCTTTCAGCAGGACCTGCCCATTGCAGGATGCCCCCATCCTGCGGATAGAGCTCATAGGTCGTAGAGGAAGGATCCGGGGAAGTCATTCGGGGTTCTCCTGCTCACAAGGCTGCAAGACTTTGCCACCAACAATCTTCAGAGCAAAGCCCAACCCGCCTCTCCTGACAAGCCCAATTCTGCCAGGTCCCTCAACCGTTTCGGGGGTCTGGCGCGCGTTCGGAGCCGGTCGGGGCGTTTCCCGCAGGGTGCGTGACACGCTCGTGCAGACCTGATGCCCGGTCCTGTCCAGCCTGCCAGTGACTGTAGCCTGTCATCAGCACCAGGGCGATCAGCAGGCTCAGAAAAGCGAGGAACAGCCCGTAAGCCCCTTTCAGGAGCAGGCGCTGGCGCGGAGAAAGGCGTTCAATGAGGGTGGCCAGCTCTGCTTCTTCTCCGCTCTTCATTGAAGAGGTGGCAGAACCCGTCTTTTCCTCCACCTTTCGCAGCACGGCTTCCCGCAGCGCCTGCAGGGAGGGATCAACCCCCATCGCCTCTGAAAGCCGTTCCTCCAGCTCTTCCTCTCCCGGAGCGCTTGCCCCTGGTTTCGGCAGATCTTCATCGCCATGCTGCTCAGCAATCTGCTTCATTGCGTTACCAGGTTCCTCTGCGGGGGCTTGACGGTTTGTGATTGAGAGCCCGTTGCCCGTTGCCTATGCCTGCACGCCTCATAACACCCCTTTCCCCAGCGCGGAAAAGAGCCGTGCCAAAAGATGCATGAAAGTTGCATCCGGCAGCGGTTTGGGCCCAGGGTAGAGCTTACACTGCTGCCCAGATCGAGCCGCCGCATCAACAGGACCGCCATGACCTCTTCACCTTCCTTTCTCTTCGTCTGCACAGGCAATATCTGCCGCTCCCCCCTGGCGGAACTGGCGATGCGCCAGGAAGCTGAACGGCGCGGGCTGTCGCTGGACATTGATTCTGCCGGCACAGGCAACTGGCATGTCGGCGCACCGCCCGACCACCGCTCACGCGCCATTGCCGAAAAACACGGGCTGACCACCAGAGGCCAGCACGCCCGCCAGGTGAAGCCGGAAGATTTTGACCGTTTCACCCATATCGTCGCGTTGGACAGGTCGCACCTCAAAGCCCTCAAACGCCTCAAACCCGCCCATTCCCAGGCCGAGCTGGTGCTTATGCTTGATGACGTGCCGGGCCGAAAGGGCGACGACGTTGCGGACCCTTATTACGGCACACCTGAAGATTTCGAAACGACCTGGCAGGACGTGACCGCTGGCTGTGCCGCTCTGGCACGCAAGGTGCTGGATTGAACGCCGTTTCCAGCTTTGA is a genomic window containing:
- the holA gene encoding DNA polymerase III subunit delta, yielding MKIETRNVGRVLGEVGSWRGLLLYGEDSGLIRERAQQAARSVAGDLKDPFRVACLEGEEQNRLEEEATALSLTGGRRVVWVREAQDSLVPQLERVLKGESDTLIILEAAGLTPRSKLRSFAEKNKAVAAIGCYPEEGRALSQTISSALAQEKISLSREAMTWLLAHLGSDRSLVRGELEKLSLYGRPGEQLELEDVRNCIGDSAGSTMEEAVYAALAGQRERADQALERAFADGASPIAFTRVVLNVLERLQLASLHVQAGQSRQEAISALRPPVFFRRREMFLRALERWSGEGLQRAAAATQALELACKQSGAPDILLCQRHLARLGRAV
- the leuS gene encoding leucine--tRNA ligase, producing the protein MSKPSTSFPHVPEGLKQSGAPQSQGAEQESFDFQAREPYWQKRWAESGVFDVPDVPPADKPKYYVLEMFPYPSGQLHVGHVRNYALGDVVARYKRARGFSVLHPMGWDAFGLPAENAARERGVHPGVWTMQNIAAMRTTLQRLGFSLDWKREIATCLPEYYGQQQKLFLDMLRAGLVERRDASVNWDPVDNTVLANEQVVDGRGWRSGAPIEKRLLSQWFLKITDFAEPLLEGLKHLERWPERVRTMQERWIGKSEGTKIRFPLQSPPAELAALGPEGQHIEIFTTRPDTLFGLSFIGIAADHPLARKLAETNPEIAAFAEECRRMGTSEEAVATAEKRGFDTGLRVANPLNPQQTAPVWIANFVLTEYGTGAVFACPCGDQRDLDFARKYDLPVPSVLLPKGEDAATFQVGDKAVTGPVTLYNSSFLDGMKPKEARKAAIARLQELGAGEAVTNWRLRDWGISRQRYWGCPIPIIYCETCGAVPVPEDQLPVELPQDVSFDRPGNPLDHHPTWKHVTCPQCDQPARRETDTFDTFVDSSWYFARFTSPHAPTPTVPAAANGWLPVDQYIGGIEHAILHLLYARFFTRAMHETGHVDVDEPFSGLFTQGMVTHESYRDGEQWLYPEEVEKRDGTVVRKDSGAPVRVGRSEKMSKSKRNTVSPVEIIERYGADTARWFVLSDSPPERDMEWTAAGVAAAARFMQRLYRLTRSVAERDGLQNAHGPAGEELRRATHRTIAAVTEALEGFSPNVAVARLHELASALGEAEKKEGDGLPAARREAATVLAQLVAPMMPHLGEELMAVLEPDGPMVVERPWPEAQDALLAQTSVTLGVQVLGKLRGTISCPPDLPRDEVLALARAEPNVARALAGKTIVKEIYVPGRIINFVVKG
- a CDS encoding DUF3576 domain-containing protein → MSQQFLMFRQSPVRLARFLPFHSPDRQVGSWRGSLLQVGRLAGLVLFSTVVLGSLQGCGGGRDPSSLTKPRNHLLGIDRGAQGGSDQLRGGVNAYLWRGAIDTLSFMPLASADAQGGVILTDWYEPPGTQGERFKIAAYILDRQLRSDALRVVIFRQVRTKSGEWEDTPVAPTTVSDITARILERARQLRAENKAGK
- a CDS encoding low molecular weight protein-tyrosine-phosphatase; the protein is MTSSPSFLFVCTGNICRSPLAELAMRQEAERRGLSLDIDSAGTGNWHVGAPPDHRSRAIAEKHGLTTRGQHARQVKPEDFDRFTHIVALDRSHLKALKRLKPAHSQAELVLMLDDVPGRKGDDVADPYYGTPEDFETTWQDVTAGCAALARKVLD